ctcgctactccagccagactctccctctgctctgcccgcgctccacgcggccgaattaacactaccaaagatcctaaacacttccgttcttcacacgacctattgatgtaatcgttcgatagcagttttccctaggcaagacccagcgtaaaattacaaataatatttacgaaacaaaccaattatacatcgatatatatatatatatatatatatatatatatatatatatatatatatataaagacacagaaatgtcatatattcagttaacaaaaataagcaaaacaaatttatagtacaatagatggaaataggaggatatgcatttccggcgttacaatgggacctggataaactgaacgagaggttgtagagagtttcagggagagcataagggaacaattgacaggaatgggggaaagaaatacagtagaacaagaatgggtagctctgagggatgaagtagtgaaggcagcagaggatcaagtaggtaaaaagacgagggctgatagaaatccttgggtaacagaagaaatattgaatttaattgatgaaaggagaaaatataaaaatgcagtaaatgaagcaggcaaaaaggaatacaaacgtctcaaaaatgaaatcaacaggaagtgcaaaatggctaagcagggatggctagaggacaaatttaaggatgtagaggcttgtctcactaggggtaagatagatactgcctacaggaaaattaaagagacctttggagataagagaaccacttgtatgaatatcaagagctcagatggccaccccattctaagcaaagaagggaaggcagaaaggtggaaggagtatatagagggtttatacaagggcgatgtacttgaggacaatattatggaaatggaagaggatgtagatgaagacgaaatgggagataagatactgcgtgaagagtttgacagagcactgaaagacctgagtcgaaacaaggccccgggagttgacaacattccattagaactactgatggccgtgggagagccagtcatgacaaaactctaccatctggtgagcaagatgtatgagacaggcgaaataccctcagacttcaagaagaatataataattccaatcccaaagaacgcaggtgttgacagatgtgaaaattaccgaactatcagtttaataagtcacagctgcaaaatactaacgtgaattcttcacagacgaatggaaaaactggtagaagcggacctcggggaagatcagtttggattccgtagaaatgttggaacacgtgagccaatactaaccttacgacttatcttagaagaaagattaagaaaaggcaaacctacgtttctagcatttgtagacttagagaaagcttttgacaatgttaactggaatactctctttcaaattctgaaggtggcaggggtaaaatacggggagcgaaaggctatttacaatttgtacagaaaccagatggcagttgtaagagtcgaggggcatgaaatggaagcagtggttgggaaaggagtgagacagggttgtagcctctccccgatgttattcaatctgtatattgagcaagcagtaaaggaaacaaaagaaaaattcggagtaggcattaaaattcatggagaagaagtaaaaactttgaggttcgccgatgacattgtaattctgtcagagacagcaaaatacttggaagagcagttgaacggaatggacagtgtcttgaaaggagggtataagatgaacatcaacaaaagcaaaacgaggataatggaatgtagtcagattaaatcgggtgatgctgagggaattagattaggaaatgagacagttaaagtagtaaaggagttttgctatttagggagtaaaataactgatgatggtcgaagtagagaggatataaaatgtagactggcaatggcaaggaaatcgtttctgaagaagagaaatttgttaacatagagtatagatttaagtgtcaggaagtcgtttctgaaagtatttgtatggagcgtagccatgtatggaagtgaaacatggacgataactagtttggacaagaagagaatagaagctttcgaaatgtggtgctacagaagaatgctgaagataaggtgtgtagatcacgtaactaatgaggaggtattgaataggattcgggagaagagaaatttgtggcacaacttgactagaagaagggatcggttggtaggatatgttttgaggcatcaagggatcacaaatttagcattggagggcagcgtggagggtaaaaatcgtagagggagaccaagagatgaatacactaagcagattcacaaggatgtaggttgcagtaggtactgggagatgaaaaagcttgcacaggatagagtagcatggagagctgcatcaaaccagtctcaggactgaagaccacaacaacaacaccctttagataatttatgtatattgtcgaAAAGTAATGGTCTTATAATGCTCCTTAGGGGTGCACCTGAAGTTCCTTTTATATATGAAAGTTTCTGGCATTGAGactaacatgctgcgttctgtttagataatttatgtatattgtcgaAAAGTAATGGTCTTATAATGCTCCTTAGGGGTGCACCTGAAGTTCCTTTTATATATGAAAGTTTCTGGCATTGAGactaacatgctgcgttctgtttgttaTGGACCCTTCAATCCAGTCAAGTAGCTGGGCTGATGCCTTTGGGATGTCAAGGAATATGGTATCAATATTGACTCCTGCATCTGCCATTTTCTTGATCCTGTAGGTGATTAGAGTGACCAGGTTTCACACAACAATTGTTTTTTGAATCCGTGTAGATTCCTACAGAATGaggttttcggtctccagaaatgtcctaGTACACGAGCATAAAACCCGTTTCTAAATTCTACAACATAGTAATGTCAGTGATACAGGCCTATTGTTTTATGCTCCTTTTTGATGACTtatgaaaacaggaatgacctgcatTTTTTTCTGATCGCTAGAAATGTTTTTCTctctactgctagaaggggagttaAGTTATTTCACATACTCTATGTAGAATTATATTGGTATCCCATTGGAACCAGTGGCCTTTTCTCTGTGGAgcaatttcagttgattttctgtcCTGTAGTCACTTATTTTGTGATCTGTTATCTTGACATTCATATGACTATTTAGGGCAGTgtgatcttcctcagtgaaacagttttggaaaaaggagtTTAGTATTTCAACCTTCTCTGTGACATCCTCCATTTGATGCCATTATGGTCACAATGTCTGAACAGATGGCTTCAGTCTTTTTATTGATTTAGTGGAGGAACCAAAAGTTCTTTAGATTTTCTGTCTGATAAGAAGACAGATCTGTTataatgtagccggccgaagtggccgtgcggttaaaggcgctgcagtctggaaccgcaaggccgctacggtcgcaggttcgaatcctgcctcgggcatggatgtttgtgatgtccttaggttagttaggtttaactagttctaagttctaggggactaataacctcagcagttgagtcccatagtgctcagagccatttgaaccatttgttataatgTAGGCTAGACACCTTTCTTTGCTTTCAGCATCTTTCTTTGAAAACAGTAAAGAAAAACTTGCACATAATAAGTACACCACTTCTCTACTTTAATGGCAGTGGCAGTGACAGTGGCAAACTGTTCAAATGTAGACACTGTTCAAGACCATACATTTAATGAAGCAACTGTAGAAGAGGAAATATGAAGCAGATTTGTGCGTTATTGTTGCATGTTATAACATAAGCTCACAACCAGTCTCTTTCATTTGCATAATGAGCAGGACAGGATGTGAACTTTGAAAAGGGTCAGAtttcaaaacagtttcaaaaataagAACTAGTTACTTAAAAGTAATATTTTTAAGTAATATTCTGTTGCCAGTTGTCTGTTATTTTCATTCCACATTGCTCTCTTTCCCATAGGCCTAAATTGAATGGACTGAAACAGAGACATAAAACACAAAATGTTTTAAAAGTGAAACAGCCTCTTAATAATTTACTAGTACTTTATCACAAATAAATGCAGGGCTCATTATGTACCTGCTTTTCTTTCTGGTACACGTTGATCCATCTGCAACACtaattacagtatttttttttttgtttcagtgcgAAAGCTATGTCCAAAATGTTGAAGAGGAAATTTGATGATGACATGGACTCTACCTCTGGAGGAAGAGCTAAGCAAGACGAATTGGAGGTGACAGGTGTTTCGCGCTCAGGTCGAGTTCGCAAGAAGTCTTCAAAACTGATGGATTTTGAATCACCTGATGATATTGACAATCGGTATAGGCGACGTGGTGGCGACTCATTTAGTTCTCCTGTTGCCGGTAGCAGTGGCGGCAGAGGGCGAGGCAGGGCATCGTCCACATTACACTCAGACCGCACAACATCCAGTTCTGGTGTCCATCATCGTGATACCTTGTCAAATGATGGGGGAGATGATATCTATTCAAGTTCAGATGAGTTCACAGGAGATGTTCAAGATGATGAGTCCAGTTCCAGTTCATCATCATCTTCTGATGATGAAGCAGCATCTGACGAAGATCGACTTGTGGAAGAACGTAATACAACAGCCATCCCCGATGAAAGCAACAGCCGGACAGGCGATGAAGGACCTTCAGGCTCAGGAACGGCATCTCGTGGAGGTCAGTCACTGTATATGCTCGAGAAATCAACTAAGAAGAAACTTGTGGTACGAGATGGTCGTGTAGTTGGACGTACTAAAGCACAACGGAAGGATAAAGGCAAAACACGGTTCACTGCCTACATGCTTTGGGCAAAGGAGGTTAGGCAGGAAATACTGCGTGCTAATCCCGACACAGACTTTGCTACTATTAGTAAGCGTCTTGGTGAGCTCTGGGCAACAGTACCCAACAACGAgaagtatgcttggaaaaggcgtGCTAAACGTGTCGCTTTGACCAAGCCTGGATCAGATGCATCGGCACAGAGTTCTGTAACTCAAGGAGTTGGCGGATCAAGTCAGCAGACGGACGGTGGTCGCTGGCGGACTTCTGGGTCCCGCTTGAAGTTCATCAataaagctggtggtggatcctcATTATCGGGTGCAACATCGGGGGCAGCCGCTAGGCAAGAAAGTGGCACTACTACTGGAGGAATGTCAGTGACTGGCGCAGTTGGAAGTGGTTCACGCAGTAGTGCAGGTACATCAGCATCAAGTGGAAGTGCACGCCAccaccagcaacagcagcaacaggtTGCAGATTCAAAGGCTGGAGCTGCAGCAGGAGCATCTGGTGGGCGGGGACTGGTAGCTGAGCCTGCAGTGGGACCCGGCTTATACAAGGTCGTTGGCACACAGCCTGTGGACGTGGCAGCTCATCTGAAGTTGCTTGGGGAATCACTCGGCATTATTGGTGAACGCCTGAAAGAACATGAGGGTCAAATTGCTGTTTCTGGTAGCCTATCTGTCTTGCTGGACTCACTTCTGTGTGCTCTTGGCCCTCTTATTTGTCTGACGCGGCAGCTGCCAGAAACCAACAGCTGTCCACCGGAGATGCTGTCGAAACTGCTTGACAACATTGCCTACTTTATGCCAGGCCTCTAGTGGTAAAAGGAGAGGTGTGCTCTGAAGACAACCCTCTGGTGTAGTGAGTGTTTGATTTATCACAAACATAATTCTATTATTATGGAATTACTATAATCTTCATTTAGATTTGTATAGACTAAGCACACTTGCCTGCCCATTCCAAACAGTTTAGTGTGTTCTGACATTTACTATCCCCTTCCCCCCATTCTTGCATTCCATAACCACATTCATGTTCGCAGTTAATGGTAATAATTTTAGGTTTGATAATTTCACTGTCAGTAAAAACAATGTGTTTCAGTTTGCTTAAAAAGTTTGCATCGAGAAATTATCGTAGTTACATTCTGCCATAGGTCTGCATGGAGATGTGAAACAGTTAGATTTTATCATGGAGAATAATTGCTTTTCGAACATCCAGACAAGGTTTGTGTATCATTGCATACATAAGATAAAATGCccatatcaaaatctttaattcagGAACTTTAGAGTTAAAGGTACGTGAAaaaggtggacggggggggggggggggatttgagcAAGTAAATGCTATTACTGTTAGCATGATTCCACTTAACAAATGTTTCTGTAAGAGGAGGAGATATAAAAGATTGCTGTTATCGTCTTCGAAAAAGCAGTGTCCTAATTATCGCCCCACCCCTTTTTTCTAGTTATTATCAGTCCATTTATTCTTAAGGAGAATTTGAGTAACACAGAGTTAAGAACTCATAACACAGAGTTAAAAACTCATgtgataaatataaataataaatataaattaacaagTGTTTACTCTAGACGAGTGAAAGAGAACACTGCTGAGAAGAGCATTACTTGCGTGAACCCAAGCAAACAGTGCATTTTTGTTTATATGGCACTAAAGTCATATGCACAGATATAAGATCGAATGCTGCCATAGTCAAGTAGTTGCAATGAAAAACAGTGATATCCAGATGGGGGTGTTGTGTATGTCAGCTGCAGTGTTGGTGATGCAAAAATCAAAGCTTTAAAAGAGCGGTTTGAATATTTGCAGAAGCATCAGATGTGTGCTGGTAGTGCAACTAGTCACTGAATTATAGTTTCCAACTTAATTAGGCCATAATTTTGCATGTATGTCGGTGTACAATTTTTGCAGGCTGCTTACTGGTATTGAGGGAAAAAATGCGAAGCAGGACAACTACGAATGAGCAGTCTTACCTGAAGAAAGAGTTGCACTTACAATCTGGCTCTTAGCAACTGGTTGCACTCTGATTCTCAGCAACTGGAGACAGTTACACCATTCTCGAgtgtttatttcacatttcagcAACAGCTATATCACTTACCAGAGTGTAAGTTCCTAAGTCTGGAATGCTATATGTAAAGCACGAAAGAATTACATTAAGTAAGGAAAATAATATCAATAAATATGAATAATGTAaagtaaaaatatagaaatgacCTGTCATAGATGATAAAACATTTATTACTCTATGTCTGTGGTTTCCAACATTACCACTGAGTGCAATCAAATATTAGCTAATTACTCCCCACTCCTCCAAAAAGGTTATTATCAACCTTAACTTTAGTAGAAAAAATTCTTTGAtcgcttttatttatgaaatgattcAAGATAAATAGTATTTAGTTCCTGTTTGTGTCTTATTAAACCAAGAACTAACAcatcaattatttattttatttaattgtgtcCAAAACGCATCAATGACAGAATGGTACGGCTTATTTGTAACCATCTTTTTATATTTGGTTTGTCAGGAAATGCACATAATAAGTCATGCTCTGAGTCTATTCAGATCCTTTATGTTTCATTGATGTCGTGATCAAAAATCTGCTTTCAAATATGTATATCCAGAATGCAGTGTTTCTTTTCCTGTGCTTTGTTTTAGTAGTCTGTGTGCTAGAATGAATGAAGAAGCAATACCCAGTGCATCACAAGTGCTATCAACAACTCCTACTCAGAAACGAAAGCTGCGCCACTGCCCTATCTAGTGACACTTGCTTCTTCCACACCCTATAGACCAAACTAAAACCAACCCAGTTAAAATGTGTCGACTGTAAttatgtttgtaaatcacttgattgctggacctCCTTTTCCAAGCTGGCAGAAATCAGAAGACTTAATCATACCAATGCTTCATGTCTGATTGTGTAGAGCAGCATAGTAGCCAGTATGTAGTTACTGTCTGTTGTATTACCAATTAATTACTTTCTCCATTTCAAAGTGAATATTGAAGGACTTTCTGGTGCATTCTAGGAACTACATAAAACTCAGACAAGACATTTTCATATATTTAACATTTGTTACTTGCATGTCTCACTCATAGATGCATAGTACCAAACAGAATATACGTTTGTAGAGATTGGACAatgtgaagaagatgatgatgattatacattcatttcacaagctgTAATTTCTGCAACACCATGTCATGTTTTAAtgataatatttgaaaaaaatacattattgGTATCTTATATAATCAATAAAGTCTTACAAAATTATAGTGGCAATAataatattctttcaaaaataatttagttttgtgactgagAGAAAGTGAAACCCTTTTGGTTTCTACCCCCTCAGAAAGATTCATTTTATGCCTCAGGGAATAATTACCTCCACGTTGGAACCACTGTTTTATATAACAAAATCTGCCTTGTAGTTTCTATTGATAACATGTGATGAAGATAAAAACttacattcatacacacacacacacacacacacacacacttacaagaTAGTGAAGTAAGCTCATCAGTGATATACTACTTCTGAAGCATTGTGTCCAATTTCTGCTTAACAAGTGCAATTTATAGATATGAAGGCCAAAACAGTACAATAATTTAATTATTCCTGTTGTTTCAGCTTCCTTGCCAAAGAAGAGAATGGCTGCAGACTGTGAAGGTTTATAAAGACCTGAGGAACTTGTCACACTGCCTTGGAGATGTGCATGGAAGGCACTGTGAAATTAGTGCACCTACCAGTAGTGGAACTGATTTTTATGAGTACAGTTATGACAGGTTTTTCAGTGTAGTTTTGTTGGGAGCCACTTAATGTATGCAAACATGCATATCGGATGGTGGAATCTGCAAAATACTTCAGTTTTGGAAAAGGTTGATGCTGATATTTTAGGTGTACCAGAGGAGATGCCACTAGTAGGGAGAACAACAAATGTGCTTTACACATTCAAGGGAGACTTGCCCTGCATGAATATATGTTGAAACCATGTTTTGATGAACACACATGACAGCTGGTTGAAAGTGTTTTCAACTACAGAGTCGGTAGAGCTAGGAGGGTGGTAGTGAATATTTTGAGAATTATGCCTGCAGTTTTCCTGATGTTGAGAAAACTTTTGCTTCTGAGTTCATAGACAGCCGTGTAGTAATTGTGCAAGCATGcacatatctgcacaattttttaagaaaaagtcATAGCTCGATACACTTGTACACACTAATAGGACCAATTGACAACAAAACTGAAAATTGAAGTATGGTTCTTGCCAGCTGGTAGCAAGGTAGTAGTGAACACAAGAGATCATTTTAAGTGTGAGACCTGTGACATGAAAATCTTCAAAGACACATGCAGAAATCTTAAATAGATTTGCACAACATTTTAACTCAGTTGGGTGTGTCACCTGGCAAGACAATTGTGATTAATCTGTATTTATGTATGTGCAAAGGTTCAGTTAAAGAAAATAACTAAACTGTGAATCATTTTTATTCATACTAGTATGAATATACAGTAGCATTTGACCATGTGATAAATGTAAGTTCACTGAACTACATCGGATTGTTAACCAAATTTCCCATGTCAGCTTGAACCAGCAGTTCATTCATTTTAAACTGTCATTGTTTTGTACATTAGTAGTGTACTCTCTCAATTTCACTGCCATATATTCTTCATAATTATCACTTGCTGTCTTAGGCGTTTCTGCATCACATGCTTTAACAGTGTTGTTGCACGAAGATTCTTAATGTAGGTGATACCTCAATAACATCATTATTCCCCAAGTTGTCTTCCGCTACCTCCTGAAGTCTACATTCATCTTCCTCTACAACAATTTCTTCAACAGCATATTTTGTTGGCTTGACACGACTTTTTCGAACTAAGTTCTTACATATACAAAATCAAAGACCTATTTTGAGTGGAAGAAACATTGCTAGTATCAGGGTATATACgtggacaatgaaaaaaaaaaaaaaaatcctggatttccatgttaaaaataaactttttccttATTGAGTGACAGTATGCttttccttggaactgtaaaacttatcagttcttttatacactggtgtagaacttcctggcactttagaaaatgagctccaggaaaaaaaaaagtttcaaaaagatctttgatgtgcagcaacatgtacactgcatattttcgtatttcgGAAGTATATGTTTGAATTCCACCAAATGCAGCATGTTAATTTCCAAAGCACATAAATCAAggttgcgatgtgcttttgtaagccaatcatagctcacaacacatgatctcgccagctgcTGCTAGCAGAGATTCTGAACAAAggacatgatgtagtcagccaataccaATATCACTGTTAAttagtgcaaacacacaaataggaaaagttaatgacatcacacaaaaatgctagtaaaattttaaaaatgtcacgAATGTCTGGGCTCGATTTTCTTTTAAGTGGCTGGCCGTGAAGGAGTTAAGCTTTAAATGAGAGTAAAATGCTCTGTTATTACAGAAATTCAAAGCGCATTctaacatgtaacataattcatcttgaacaaaacaaaatttacttTGTAAGTAATACTTTTCAAATCACCATTTGGAATACTTTCCTGGGATCTATTAGAATTCATTTCAGCagtcagagagcgccagaaaagaGGTGTTACTGCATATGCACACCTACAATGACGTAGGCAACCCCTCTGTTCAtatgtatatagcattaagagatcttacatgatGTCATATAAACAAAACAGGATATCAAAGGATATTCCAAGAGCATTGCAATTTcacaaaccatactaaaatgtgtgaTTCGACTTAAAATGCACAGTCGTAtgtccagattttagaaataaactgactgcctctgtggaaaagattaataaaagccaaatttctttagcaaatagccaacaaaaataacttcattgctcCGCAAGGCAACTAATGTTTGACTGCaaaacgtggaaataaaataaaaccagaaaattgaagctaataacatattttagtcttctgtaattgttgttgttgttgtggtcttcagtcctgagactggtttgatgcagctctccatactactctatcctgtgcaagcttcttcatctcccagtacctactgcaacctacatccttgtgaatctgcttagtgtattcatctcttggtctccctctacgatttttaccctccacgctgccctccaatgctaaatttgtgatcccttgatgcctcaaaacatatcctaccaaccgatcccttcttctagtcaagttgtgccacaaacttctcttctccccaatcctattcaatacctcctcattagttacgtgatctacccaccttatcttcagcattcttctgtagcaccacattttgaaagcttctattctcttcttgtccaaactagttatcgtccatgtttcacttccatacatggccacagtccatacaaatactttcagaaacgacttcctgacacttaaatctatactctatgttaacaaatttctcttcttcagaaacgatttccttgccattgccagtctacattttatatcctctctacttcgaccatcatcagttattttactccctaaatagcaaaactcctttactactttaactgtctcatttcctaatctaattccctcagcatcacccgatttaatctgactacattccattatcctcgttttgcttttgttgatgttcatcttataccctcctttcaagacactgtccattccgttcaactgctcttccaagtattttgctgtctctgacagaattacaatgtcatcggcgaacctcaaagtttttacttcttctccatgaattttaatgcctactccgaatttttcttttgtttcctttactgcttgctcaatatacagattgaataacatcggggagaggctacaaccctgtctcactcctttcccaaccactgcttccatttcatgcccctcgactcttacaactgccatctggtttctgtacaaattgtaaatagcctttcgctccccgtattttacccctgccaccttcagaatttgaaagagagtattccagttaacattgtcaaaagctttctctaagtctacaaatgctagaaacgtaggtttgccttttcttaatctttcttctaagataagtcgtaaggttagtattggctcatgtgttccaacatttctacggaatccaaactgatcttccccgaggtccgcttctaccagtttttccattcgtctgtgaagaattcacgttagtattttgcagctgtgacttattaaactgatagttcggtaattttcacatctgtcaacacctgcgttctttgggattggaattattatattcttcttgaagtctgagggtatttcgcctgtctcatacatcttgctcaccagatggtagagttttgtcatgactggctctcccacggccatcagtagttctaatggaatgttgtctactcccggggccttgtttcgactcaggtctttcagtgctctgtcaaactcttcacgcagtatcttatctcccatttcgtcttcatctacatcctcttccatttccataatattgtcctcaagtacatcgcccttgtataaaccctctatatactccttccacctttctgccttcccttctttgcttagaactgggtggccatctgagctcttgatattcatacaagtggttctcttatctccaaaggtctctttaattttcctgtaggcagtatatatcttacccctagtgagacaagcctctacatccttaaatttgtcctctagccatccctgcttagccattttgcacttcctgttgatttcatttttgagacgtttgttttcctttttgcctgcttcatttactgcatttttatattttctcctttcatcaattaaattcaatatttcttctgttacccaaggatttctatcagccctcgtctttttacctacttgatcctctgctgccttcactacttcatccctcagagctacccattcttgttctactgtatttctttcccccattcctgtcaattgttcccttatgctctccctgaaactctgtacaacctctggttctttcagtttatccaggtcccatctccttaaattcccacctttttgcagtttcttcagtttcaatctgcagttcataaccaatagattgtggtcagaatccattttaatttacttgatagctcccagccacagaaatcagttttgttttcatttgacatgagagctgtAAATGAAAACATGGATCACGTGGATGCTACTCCCCTCTTCACTACAACTCTGCTCTGCTTATACACAAATCTGACAGCTTGGGCACACCAGAAAAATATTTCTGGACAGCATCTGGCTGGCTTGTTGCTACTGCTAACAGCCACACTTAAAGTAGTCAGAAGTGGGAAAAGGTACTGCACGTACCTAACTCAACTGAGCACGTACATGTGCGTGCTGGGAACTGCTCAGATGAACCTAAtgcaaacagttgtgatgtcacgctcatcagaagcaattttatgaaatattgcatagtcttcgtcctaaagcctttgacacattttgctgttgacaaACACTAgcactttgttttgttgttgtaaatgatgcatttcctttgcaactgaagtttcatttttttaaattttttctcctgtttatgtt
This Schistocerca nitens isolate TAMUIC-IGC-003100 chromosome 1, iqSchNite1.1, whole genome shotgun sequence DNA region includes the following protein-coding sequences:
- the LOC126244029 gene encoding HMG box-containing protein 4, producing MSKMLKRKFDDDMDSTSGGRAKQDELEVTGVSRSGRVRKKSSKLMDFESPDDIDNRYRRRGGDSFSSPVAGSSGGRGRGRASSTLHSDRTTSSSGVHHRDTLSNDGGDDIYSSSDEFTGDVQDDESSSSSSSSSDDEAASDEDRLVEERNTTAIPDESNSRTGDEGPSGSGTASRGGQSLYMLEKSTKKKLVVRDGRVVGRTKAQRKDKGKTRFTAYMLWAKEVRQEILRANPDTDFATISKRLGELWATVPNNEKYAWKRRAKRVALTKPGSDASAQSSVTQGVGGSSQQTDGGRWRTSGSRLKFINKAGGGSSLSGATSGAAARQESGTTTGGMSVTGAVGSGSRSSAGTSASSGSARHHQQQQQQVADSKAGAAAGASGGRGLVAEPAVGPGLYKVVGTQPVDVAAHLKLLGESLGIIGERLKEHEGQIAVSGSLSVLLDSLLCALGPLICLTRQLPETNSCPPEMLSKLLDNIAYFMPGL